A window of Adhaeribacter arboris genomic DNA:
AGATTGGTCGATCCATTCTTTTAATACTAAATCGGGCAAGCTGCCCTTAGTACTAATAGTGTTCCAATGCTTTTTATCCATGTGGTAACCGGGCTTTACCTCATCAAATTGTTCCCGAAGTTCAACTGCTTTTAAAGGATCACACTTCAGGTTAATGCTGGCAAACTCATTAATATCGGTAAGAGCAAAAATTTTACCCCCTACTTTAAATACCAACGTATTGTCTCCAAATGGAAGCTCTTCAGTAACACCAGCTTTGGAAAGGCAATATTCCCGAAAATCTTCGATGTTCATTAAAACAAATATTTGAATGCCATGTAAATTAAACCAGCCAGAAACATGCTCATAGAT
This region includes:
- a CDS encoding MmcQ/YjbR family DNA-binding protein; amino-acid sequence: MNIEDFREYCLSKAGVTEELPFGDNTLVFKVGGKIFALTDINEFASINLKCDPLKAVELREQFDEVKPGYHMDKKHWNTISTKGSLPDLVLKEWIDQSYLLVYAKLTRALKLNINIQDEPPIGFLS